The nucleotide window CCGTGCACTACACCGGCACCCTGACCAACGGCACTGTGTTCGACAGCTCCGTGGAGCGTGGCAGCCCGATCGACCTGCCGGTCAGCGGCGTGATCCCGGGTTGGGTCGAAGGCCTGCAACTGATGCACGTGGGCGAGAAGTACAAGCTGTACATTCCAAGTGACCTGGCCTACGGCGCGCAAAGCCCAAGCCCGGCGATTCCAGCCAACTCGGTGCTGGTATTCGACCTGGAACTGCTGGCCATCAAGGACCCAGCCAAGCAAGACGACGCCGCCAAGTAATCCGCGTCTTCGCTGCCGACAACGCCTCGCTCATGCGGGGCGTTGTTGCATCTGGTGCCCGACAAAGGTAAACAAAGCGAACGGATGGGGCAGTGCGCAGTCAGACCCATTGAGGCTGTCGCCTACGCCGCTACGGGCTGCCAAGTCAATGAAATTCTGGGTTTTTTTATGTGAGTAAAAAACGCCCGATCTGAGCGAGGCCCTTGTGAAACGGGGCTTTGCGCGGTGAAATGTGGGTCTGTTCACAAGGTTATCCACAATTTGTGTGGATAACCTTGCTGCGGGAGGAATGATGAAAACACCGTGGAATTTCGCACGCTTCCTGCCGCTGGCCGGGCGCCTGCTGGCCCGTGGGCGGCTGCCAACGCTGCTGTTCGCCGTGGCCAGCAAAAGTGCCAGCCAGGGTAACCGCCTGGGCAAGCTCAAGGATGACCTGCGCCTGTTGCAGGCGTTGTGCCTGGCCTACTGGCGCGGTGAGTACCGGGCCATCAGCCCCAAGGCGCTGGTGTCGGTGGTGGCGGGCCTGATGTATTTCCTCAGCCCCGTGGACGCCATCCCCGATTTCCTGCCGCTGTTCGGCATGATGGATGACATCGCCGTGCTCGCCTGGCTGATGAAAGTGCTCGATGACGAACTCAATGCTTTCCGTGCCTGGCGCAAACGCCAGGTGCCGGAGAAACTCGTGGTGGTCGAACGACTGCCCGATACCGCGGAGCAACTTCAGCTCCAGGGGCCGAAAAAAGCCTGATTTTGCTCAGGATCGTGCCTATATCCATACCCCGCGACCTTGGCCGCTGTTAGGATTACACTTCCAAGGAAAAGCACCGACTCGCTTAGTGTCGTTGTCCTACGGGGAAGTCATGGATATTCAGATAATCACACGCGAAGGCGAGCCCGAGTATGCGGTTCTGCCGTGGGCTCAGTATCAGGCTTTACTCAAAGCAGCAGGCCAGGACCTGCCAGCGCCGCAGGACGCCCCGCAGCGTCCATCGGCAACACCCGACCCGGTTCTTCCGGGCCTGGATCAACTACGCAGTTTACGCGAAGCAAAGGGCATCGCCATCGAGGCGCTCGCCCGCACGGTAGGCATCAGCCCGTCTTATCTGGCCATGATCGAAAGTGGCGAGCGTCTGCCCGACGCTGCGATCCGCCGCAGTCTGGCCTGGGAATTGACGGTGCCAGGGTGGAGGGATGAATCGTGAGCGTACGCATCAGTCGTCAACATTGGGACGGGTTGTTGGGCGAGCTGGACCAGGCGCGCCGCCAGAGGCACCTGCTGACCTACCGCGCGTTGCTGGAGCGATTGCAACTGCCGACGCCGGCCATGCAAACGTTGACGGCTGCGCTTGAACACCTGGCCGCACTGGACGCCAAGGCCGAGCAGCCTTTGCGCAGCTCGCTGGTGATCAGCCAGGGCGCCAGCCGCCTGCCACGCACCGGTTTTTTCGAGTGTGTCGAGCGCCTGGGGCGTTTCTCCGGGCCGTCCGACGGGGTCGCGGCGGCCTCCTGGCATGCGTCGGAAGTGGTGCGTGTGTTCGAGTACGAATACCCCGAATCGGCGGAGGCCTGAATGTTACTGAAACTCAAGGCGCAGATCGGCTATTGGCTGGCGCGCCGGCTTTTTCACTGGCCCTGGTGCGTGCGCCAGCCGCGTATCTGGAGCTGGATGGAAAGTCAGTTCGCGCGCATGGCCAATCTGGGCAATACCTCGGCGCAAAGCTTCTACGGCCACATCCTGACCTTTCGCGGCGTAGGTATCGGCGCCCGTGAAGAAGGTATTCGGTTACTGCGCCTGGCAGCCCTGGCGGGGGATGGCAAGGCCGCCTATCAGGTGGGCGTGATCAGCCTGGCCGGAAGCGCGAGCAAGGCGCCTGATCCGGTCGAAGCGGCACGGTTCTGGAACCTGGCCCTCAAGGCAGGGCACCCGTTGGCCGAGATCAAACTCAACGAATTGGCCGCTCGCGACACCGCACAATAGATCTATTTCCTTCACATCTCCCCCTGTGGGAGCGGGCTTGCTCGCGAAGCTTTTCTGCTTTTGCCGCGTTTTCTGAAAAATCGGCAATTAGGGATCCTTCCTACATCCGCTCCCTACTTTCCTGACTTCTTTCTTTGTTGAACCTGCGCATTGTCTCGCGTGCTTATTTTCACGCGAGAGATTGCTCATGTTTGACCCGATTGTTCATGCCATCGCCTGCATCGCGGTGGCTTGATGGAGCCTGTCGCCCGCATCGAGCAAGAGCTCGACAGCTTCGCTGACACCCTGAGCGTGTACCGCCAGCAACTGCGTGGTTTTTTCGCTCGCACCAGCGACAGGCTCAGCCGGGCCACCGACATGCCGTCGCTCATGGGCATGGAGCGGCTGATCAAGCTGGGCAACACCACCACCACGGTGACCAGCAGCGATGAGCGGTTTTTCTCCACGGTGGCGCAATGCCCCCAGAGCAGAATCCTTGAGATCGAGAGCCGCTTCGAATCGGTTTACGACATTCCACTGGGCAACATCCAGGTTGATGTGATCGCCGTGGAGGACGGTGAAAAGACCCCGATTACCCTGGATGAACACGGCAAGGGCAC belongs to Pseudomonas sp. MYb118 and includes:
- a CDS encoding sel1 repeat family protein translates to MLLKLKAQIGYWLARRLFHWPWCVRQPRIWSWMESQFARMANLGNTSAQSFYGHILTFRGVGIGAREEGIRLLRLAALAGDGKAAYQVGVISLAGSASKAPDPVEAARFWNLALKAGHPLAEIKLNELAARDTAQ
- a CDS encoding multiprotein-bridging factor 1 family protein produces the protein MDIQIITREGEPEYAVLPWAQYQALLKAAGQDLPAPQDAPQRPSATPDPVLPGLDQLRSLREAKGIAIEALARTVGISPSYLAMIESGERLPDAAIRRSLAWELTVPGWRDES
- a CDS encoding YkvA family protein; this translates as MKTPWNFARFLPLAGRLLARGRLPTLLFAVASKSASQGNRLGKLKDDLRLLQALCLAYWRGEYRAISPKALVSVVAGLMYFLSPVDAIPDFLPLFGMMDDIAVLAWLMKVLDDELNAFRAWRKRQVPEKLVVVERLPDTAEQLQLQGPKKA